A single genomic interval of Terriglobus albidus harbors:
- a CDS encoding GH92 family glycosyl hydrolase → MTVIKIRPANVVLRRLSFFAMLAGMVTGAAVGPLLSQQKAAHIDPLAMVDPRIGTSNEGQTYPVVGVPFGMTGWTPETRSTEAKCVSPYYYDDMKITGFRGSHWLSGSCTQDYGTATLMPTVGPIKVDPEERGSSYKHASEIMSPAYYSVHLDDYDLKAELAGTTRAGMLRITYPEKGKRNLLIEPNVRPGQGFVEVRPEKKEIVGYNPVVRMYQGAGKSAGFSGYFVIKFREEVQEFGTWCGKAVTPHGRTQGSGCERLGGFVTFSDNAPKTVIAKIGTSFTSLEEAEKNLAAEESGWELESLRRQAETAWRNYLGRIEIAGGTAEQQKMFYTALFHASLAPRIVSDADGTYNGFGQEGKLHHTRPGTDYYDDFSLWDSFRSLHPLLTILDPKRDGEMVQSLVDKGTEGGFLPIFPTWNSYTSEMIGDHTVAVIYDAYAKGIRNFDVPEAYRLVRQNAFITPPHDDYVEGKGRRALVSYDKHGYIPLEDEVLDAFHQREQVSRTLEYAYDDYVGGQFAAALGHKEDAARLFKRSANWKNVLDPETRFVRGRHEDGSWVTPFAPDKPATYITEGLPWQYTFFVPHDIEGLSKALGGHEAMIAKLDGLFDKKLYNQGNEPSHGIAYLYNFIGAPSKTQQRVREILKTDFGPGPEGLPGNDDAGQMSAWYVLSAMGFYPWCPGTPSYTIGSPLFSHVAIHLPNGKRFSIEAKDNSASNPYVQSVRLNGKAYSGWTFSHQEMLQGASLTLQMSSEPSIEKH, encoded by the coding sequence ATGACTGTTATCAAGATTCGACCGGCAAATGTAGTTCTGCGTAGATTGAGCTTTTTTGCCATGCTCGCAGGCATGGTGACGGGAGCCGCTGTGGGGCCACTCCTGTCGCAGCAGAAGGCGGCTCATATTGACCCACTTGCTATGGTTGATCCAAGAATCGGTACCTCCAATGAAGGCCAGACCTACCCTGTGGTGGGCGTGCCTTTCGGTATGACCGGATGGACTCCTGAGACGCGGAGTACCGAAGCAAAGTGTGTGTCGCCCTACTATTACGACGACATGAAGATTACCGGCTTTCGCGGGAGCCACTGGCTCAGCGGAAGCTGCACGCAGGACTATGGCACCGCAACCCTGATGCCGACGGTTGGGCCAATCAAGGTCGACCCGGAAGAGCGTGGTTCTTCCTACAAGCACGCCTCCGAGATCATGTCTCCGGCCTACTACTCCGTTCATCTGGACGACTACGATTTGAAGGCAGAACTCGCCGGAACAACGCGGGCGGGAATGTTGCGGATTACCTATCCGGAAAAGGGAAAACGCAATCTTCTCATCGAGCCCAATGTCAGGCCTGGACAGGGTTTCGTTGAAGTGCGCCCTGAGAAGAAGGAGATCGTTGGCTACAACCCGGTGGTACGTATGTATCAAGGTGCGGGAAAATCGGCAGGCTTCAGCGGATACTTCGTGATCAAGTTCCGTGAAGAAGTTCAGGAGTTTGGCACCTGGTGCGGAAAAGCGGTGACTCCGCATGGCCGTACTCAGGGTTCTGGATGTGAGCGCCTGGGCGGCTTCGTAACTTTTTCCGACAATGCACCGAAGACCGTTATTGCGAAGATCGGAACCTCATTTACCAGCCTTGAGGAAGCCGAGAAGAATCTCGCTGCCGAAGAGTCCGGATGGGAGCTTGAGTCCCTCCGCCGGCAGGCAGAAACTGCATGGCGTAACTACCTTGGACGCATTGAGATCGCTGGGGGTACCGCAGAACAGCAGAAGATGTTCTATACCGCCCTGTTCCATGCGTCGCTGGCTCCCCGTATCGTGAGCGATGCCGACGGAACTTATAACGGATTCGGCCAGGAAGGGAAGCTGCACCACACACGCCCAGGAACGGACTATTATGACGATTTCTCTTTGTGGGATAGCTTCCGTTCATTGCATCCATTGCTCACGATTCTTGATCCCAAACGTGATGGGGAGATGGTGCAGAGCCTGGTCGATAAGGGCACTGAGGGTGGCTTTCTTCCGATCTTTCCTACGTGGAACAGCTATACCTCAGAGATGATTGGTGATCACACCGTTGCCGTGATCTATGACGCTTACGCCAAAGGGATTCGCAACTTTGATGTTCCGGAGGCGTATCGCCTGGTGCGTCAGAATGCGTTTATCACGCCTCCTCACGATGATTATGTGGAAGGGAAGGGACGGCGCGCTCTGGTCTCCTATGACAAGCACGGCTACATCCCGCTGGAGGACGAGGTCCTGGATGCCTTCCATCAACGTGAGCAGGTCTCTCGCACGTTGGAGTATGCCTACGATGACTACGTCGGCGGGCAATTCGCCGCGGCGTTGGGACACAAGGAAGATGCGGCACGTCTGTTCAAGCGTTCGGCCAACTGGAAGAACGTTCTCGATCCTGAGACCCGTTTCGTTCGCGGACGGCATGAGGATGGCAGTTGGGTCACTCCATTCGCCCCCGATAAGCCGGCTACCTATATTACGGAGGGGCTGCCGTGGCAGTACACCTTCTTTGTTCCTCATGACATCGAGGGCCTGAGCAAGGCGCTGGGCGGGCATGAAGCAATGATCGCAAAGCTGGATGGCCTCTTCGATAAGAAGCTCTATAACCAGGGAAACGAACCGAGCCATGGAATTGCGTATCTCTATAACTTCATTGGCGCGCCATCGAAGACGCAGCAGCGGGTGCGCGAGATTCTGAAGACAGACTTCGGACCCGGACCGGAGGGGCTTCCAGGGAATGACGATGCCGGGCAGATGTCGGCGTGGTATGTGCTCAGCGCGATGGGTTTTTATCCCTGGTGTCCAGGAACGCCGAGCTATACCATCGGCTCTCCTCTGTTTTCCCATGTCGCGATTCATCTGCCGAACGGAAAGCGTTTCAGCATTGAGGCCAAAGATAACTCTGCCTCGAATCCCTATGTGCAATCAGTTCGGCTGAATGGCAAGGCATACTCCGGATGGACGTTCTCCCATCAGGAGATGCTGCAAGGCGCTTCGCTTACGTTGCAGATGAGTTCCGAGCCATCCATTGAGAAGCACTAG
- a CDS encoding glycoside hydrolase family 27 protein: MRRLVVHCVAAAALLASVPLASAQVGLAATPLMGATPPMGWNSWNHFFEKVTDADVRATADAMIANGMRDAGYVYVNIDDGWQGTRRADGSIQSNDRFPDMKALADYVHARGLKLGIYSSPGPRTCAKFEGSYGHEEQDARTYAAWGIDYLKYDLCSFGGMLSKAGNGDQSAPAAFALQQEAYRKMHDALLATGRPIVFSLCQYGMSSVWEWGPQVGGNLWRTTGDISDKYDRMSLIGFQQAGLARYAKPGQWNDPDMLEIGNGGMTLDEYKTHMSLWAILAAPLLAGNDLSKMKPEHLAILVNKDAIAIDQDPLGKQGDRVSAVGPYEVWSKPLAHGGMSIGLFNRGELAHPVTANLKELGISRKEHLRDVWAGKEMSYADMFTATVPKHGVVLLLIHP; encoded by the coding sequence ATGCGTCGACTTGTTGTTCATTGCGTTGCTGCCGCTGCGTTGCTGGCTTCTGTTCCCCTTGCTTCTGCTCAAGTGGGGCTTGCCGCAACGCCCCTAATGGGCGCAACACCTCCAATGGGGTGGAACAGCTGGAACCATTTCTTTGAAAAGGTAACGGATGCGGATGTGCGCGCCACGGCTGATGCCATGATTGCGAATGGCATGCGGGATGCAGGCTATGTCTACGTCAATATCGACGACGGTTGGCAGGGAACACGGCGTGCAGACGGCTCCATTCAGTCGAACGATCGTTTTCCGGACATGAAGGCTCTGGCAGATTACGTTCACGCACGCGGGCTGAAGCTTGGGATCTACTCTTCGCCTGGACCCAGGACCTGTGCGAAGTTCGAAGGTAGCTATGGACATGAAGAGCAGGACGCCCGTACCTACGCTGCCTGGGGCATCGACTATCTGAAGTATGACCTGTGCAGCTTCGGCGGCATGTTGAGCAAGGCAGGCAATGGCGATCAATCGGCTCCTGCTGCGTTTGCTCTGCAGCAGGAGGCTTATCGCAAGATGCATGATGCTCTGCTCGCCACGGGGCGGCCGATTGTCTTCAGCCTTTGCCAATATGGTATGAGCAGCGTATGGGAGTGGGGGCCTCAGGTCGGAGGAAATCTCTGGCGCACGACTGGTGATATCAGTGACAAGTATGACCGGATGTCGCTCATCGGTTTTCAGCAGGCAGGGCTGGCGCGTTACGCGAAGCCTGGCCAGTGGAATGATCCTGACATGTTGGAGATCGGTAACGGCGGTATGACGCTCGATGAATACAAGACCCACATGAGCCTGTGGGCGATTCTGGCAGCCCCGTTACTGGCTGGCAATGATCTCAGCAAGATGAAGCCAGAGCATCTGGCGATCCTGGTCAATAAGGATGCGATTGCCATCGATCAGGACCCGTTGGGCAAGCAGGGTGACCGCGTCTCGGCGGTTGGACCCTATGAAGTATGGAGTAAGCCGCTGGCACACGGCGGCATGTCGATAGGGCTCTTCAATCGCGGAGAACTGGCACATCCGGTCACTGCGAACCTGAAAGAGCTAGGCATTTCCCGAAAGGAACATCTGCGGGATGTGTGGGCCGGCAAAGAGATGTCCTATGCCGACATGTTTACCGCGACCGTTCCTAAACATGGCGTCGTGCTTCTATTGATCCATCCGTAA